In Microbacterium paraoxydans, the following are encoded in one genomic region:
- a CDS encoding polysaccharide deacetylase family protein, translating to MCLTRLDTFRFDYSPITERPTISWPNGARVAFYVGLNIEHYQIDKPSTSIFGGTAMLQPDPLNYGWRDYGPRVGLWRMIESLDRHGVPASVLLNSDVCRHYPQILEAGRQRGWAWLAHGRDNSTFQAGMGADTERAYLQDVTDTIASATGVRPRGWLGPALTETFETPRILRELGYDYVLDWTNDDQPYPLNVDGMFSVPYTIELNDVTMFVSKSYTGPQFLEAVIDQFDQLYSDSEHSGRVMSLPLHPFIVGQPFRHRYLDRALEHITSHDGVWVTTSDAIAAHYQSTGNRRADS from the coding sequence ATCTGTCTCACCCGCCTTGACACTTTCCGCTTCGATTACAGCCCGATCACGGAGCGACCGACGATTTCGTGGCCGAATGGGGCCCGAGTGGCGTTCTATGTCGGGCTGAACATCGAGCACTATCAGATCGACAAGCCCTCCACGAGCATCTTCGGCGGTACCGCGATGCTGCAGCCGGATCCACTCAATTACGGCTGGCGCGATTACGGTCCGCGGGTAGGCCTGTGGCGGATGATCGAGAGCCTCGACCGACATGGAGTGCCCGCAAGTGTGCTTCTCAACTCCGACGTTTGTCGGCACTACCCCCAGATTCTCGAGGCAGGCCGGCAACGCGGCTGGGCGTGGCTCGCGCATGGCCGCGACAATTCCACCTTCCAAGCTGGAATGGGTGCTGACACGGAGCGCGCCTACCTTCAAGACGTGACGGATACAATCGCCTCCGCCACCGGAGTACGGCCGCGGGGCTGGCTTGGCCCGGCGCTCACAGAGACGTTCGAGACGCCGCGGATCCTTCGGGAGCTGGGGTATGACTACGTCCTGGACTGGACGAACGACGATCAGCCGTATCCGCTGAACGTCGACGGGATGTTCAGCGTTCCCTACACGATAGAACTCAACGATGTGACGATGTTCGTGAGTAAGAGCTATACCGGCCCGCAGTTCCTGGAAGCGGTGATCGACCAGTTCGATCAGCTCTATTCAGACTCCGAGCACTCGGGTCGCGTCATGTCGCTGCCGTTGCACCCGTTCATCGTCGGCCAGCCGTTCCGCCACCGCTACCTTGATCGGGCCCTCGAGCACATCACGTCTCACGATGGTGTCTGGGTGACGACGAGCGATGCCATCGCGGCGCACTATCAGTCGACGGGGAACAGGAGAGCCGATTCGTGA
- a CDS encoding SDR family NAD(P)-dependent oxidoreductase — translation MRRCGARSWPRPRTRDRSRVAFRRSRRSRDRAARQVAHTTAKGGVIAMTKSLAAEGARYGVRANSISPGFVSTPATDKAVDAEGKAWQVGNALIQRPGTGEDIAYMPLYLASDESSWVTGQNYSVDGGATAGWRNDSETDRLAAKNG, via the coding sequence CTGCGCCGATGCGGCGCGCGCTCTTGGCCCAGGCCTCGAACTCGAGATCGATCTCGAGTTGCTTTCCGTCGATCGCGAAGGTCGCGGGATCGAGCCGCTCGCCAGGTCGCGCACACCACCGCGAAGGGCGGCGTCATCGCGATGACGAAGTCGCTCGCTGCGGAGGGCGCCCGCTACGGCGTCCGCGCGAACTCGATCTCGCCTGGCTTCGTCAGCACCCCGGCGACGGACAAGGCGGTGGATGCGGAGGGCAAGGCCTGGCAGGTCGGCAACGCGCTCATTCAACGCCCCGGCACGGGCGAGGACATCGCGTACATGCCGCTCTACCTGGCCTCCGACGAGTCCTCTTGGGTGACCGGACAGAACTACAGCGTCGACGGCGGCGCGACCGCCGGGTGGCGGAACGACAGCGAGACGGACCGACTGGCCGCGAAGAACGGCTGA
- a CDS encoding N-carbamoylsarcosine amidohydrolase yields the protein MTNTELIDEYARLRDEFKAKGLGGRIGYGEKPALLIVDLITGFTDSRSPLSGELESQLAATNALLVPARELEIPIFFSTVAYDTELQEAGLWIKKIPSNHLLVEGSEWVEVDSRLGQLPHEMTLVKKYASCFFGTDLAARLISRGVDTIIIVGCTTSGCVRASAVDACSYGFHTIVVEEAVGDRAALPHLASLFDIDAKYGDVVSLDDARAYLRGLAQQND from the coding sequence GTGACGAATACGGAGCTGATCGATGAGTACGCACGGCTGCGCGACGAGTTCAAGGCCAAGGGATTGGGCGGCCGGATCGGCTACGGCGAGAAGCCGGCGCTGCTGATCGTCGACTTGATCACCGGATTCACGGACAGCCGTTCGCCCCTGTCAGGCGAACTGGAGTCACAGCTGGCCGCCACCAATGCCTTACTCGTCCCCGCCCGTGAACTCGAGATCCCCATCTTCTTCTCGACGGTCGCGTACGACACCGAATTGCAGGAGGCGGGGCTCTGGATCAAGAAGATCCCGTCCAACCACCTGTTGGTGGAGGGCAGCGAATGGGTGGAGGTCGACAGCAGGCTGGGCCAGCTGCCCCACGAGATGACCCTGGTGAAGAAGTACGCATCCTGCTTCTTCGGAACTGATCTCGCCGCACGCTTGATCTCACGGGGTGTCGACACCATCATCATCGTCGGCTGCACCACCAGTGGGTGCGTGCGCGCCTCGGCGGTTGACGCCTGCTCCTACGGCTTCCACACCATCGTCGTCGAAGAGGCAGTCGGCGACCGGGCAGCCCTTCCGCACCTGGCCAGCCTCTTTGACATCGACGCGAAGTACGGCGATGTCGTCAGCCTCGACGACGCACGTGCTTACCTGCGGGGGCTTGCGCAACAGAACGATTGA
- a CDS encoding Lsr2 family DNA-binding protein, with protein sequence MGAATRRPARTSRGGRADLNTVREWASQNGHQVSDRGRVPASILEAYDAAH encoded by the coding sequence ATCGGCGCAGCCACCCGGCGTCCGGCGAGGACGTCGCGGGGCGGACGGGCCGATCTCAACACGGTGCGTGAATGGGCCAGTCAGAACGGACACCAGGTCAGCGATCGCGGCAGGGTTCCCGCGTCCATCCTCGAGGCGTACGACGCGGCGCACTGA
- a CDS encoding SDR family oxidoreductase: MQAEIPQMLAQGGGSIINTASSLGQVAIAHQSAYVTSKHGVIGLTRAAAVEYSDKGIRVNAVLPGVIQTPMIDALEETYPGFKDALLTKHPIGRLGTPHDIAEMVAWLGSDAAAFATGAQFAVDGGYLAI; the protein is encoded by the coding sequence GTGCAGGCCGAGATCCCGCAGATGCTGGCGCAGGGCGGCGGATCCATCATCAACACCGCCTCGTCCCTCGGGCAGGTCGCCATCGCCCACCAGTCCGCCTACGTCACGTCGAAGCACGGCGTCATCGGCCTCACCCGAGCCGCCGCGGTGGAGTACTCCGACAAAGGCATCCGCGTGAACGCAGTGCTGCCCGGGGTGATCCAGACGCCAATGATAGACGCGCTGGAGGAGACCTACCCCGGCTTCAAGGACGCGCTGCTGACGAAGCACCCGATCGGCCGACTCGGCACGCCGCACGACATCGCCGAGATGGTCGCGTGGCTCGGTTCCGACGCGGCCGCCTTCGCGACCGGCGCGCAGTTCGCCGTCGACGGCGGGTACCTCGCGATTTAG